Proteins encoded by one window of candidate division TA06 bacterium:
- the ftsL gene encoding cell division protein FtsL, translating to MKKAKRGVLRSRVFTTFLFFFAVSFAVFYVWERITALELTISVEELKDEILSVENAAKRLEIEKTVLSSRSRIERIAIDRLGLRFPAADQIVVVRSDSRCIHLSEKGRINGKN from the coding sequence GTGAAAAAAGCGAAAAGAGGAGTGTTGAGGAGTAGAGTCTTTACCACATTCCTCTTCTTTTTTGCCGTTTCCTTTGCTGTCTTCTATGTGTGGGAGCGTATCACTGCTTTGGAACTGACTATCAGCGTGGAAGAGTTGAAGGACGAGATTTTGAGCGTGGAGAATGCCGCAAAAAGGTTAGAAATCGAAAAGACGGTACTCTCCTCACGCAGCAGGATAGAAAGAATCGCCATAGACCGGCTTGGCTTGAGGTTTCCAGCCGCGGATCAGATTGTCGTGGTGAGATCTGACTCAAGATGCATACATTTGAGTGAAAAGGGTCGCATAAATGGGAAGAATTAA
- the mraZ gene encoding division/cell wall cluster transcriptional repressor MraZ, whose product MNYQGTYYYSVDHKGRIAVPAKFRKVLLPEADSTYVVTKGFDKCLSLYSLDQWMNFADSLAKLPKTKRQSRNVVRWFMANAERVLVDSQGRIKIPQHLLEYAGVKKDAVIIGVYDRMEIWNRKDYEENAAAVEETIEEDLESLDF is encoded by the coding sequence ATGAATTACCAGGGAACATACTACTACTCTGTAGACCACAAGGGCAGGATTGCAGTTCCGGCCAAGTTCAGAAAGGTGCTGCTCCCGGAGGCTGATTCTACATATGTGGTGACAAAAGGGTTTGATAAGTGCCTATCTTTATACTCACTGGACCAGTGGATGAACTTCGCCGATTCGCTTGCCAAACTCCCCAAGACGAAAAGGCAGTCACGGAACGTGGTGAGATGGTTCATGGCGAACGCAGAGCGGGTACTGGTTGACTCCCAGGGAAGGATAAAAATTCCTCAACATCTCCTCGAATACGCAGGCGTCAAGAAGGATGCGGTCATAATTGGCGTCTACGATAGGATGGAAATCTGGAACAGGAAGGACTACGAGGAGAATGCGGCAGCAGTTGAGGAGACAATAGAGGAAGATCTCGAATCACTCGATTTTTAG
- the rsmH gene encoding 16S rRNA (cytosine(1402)-N(4))-methyltransferase RsmH, translating into MTEHIPVLLEEAIEKLRVRPGGTYVDCTVGTGGHAEKILEVSSPNGILIAIDRDNEALEIARERLKRFDKRVNFFKRRFGELDEILREAGAGSVDGFLFDLGISSVQIGNPERGFSYRLDGPLDMRMDQECEFTAADLLNELEVDELQQIIRAYGEERWSRRVARSIVQEKKRGRVASTGQLASVVRRSVGGKLAHKSLARVFQALRIKVNNELEEITAGLDSALENTKKGGRIVVIAYHSLEDRIVKRRFLELSRGSTPTVKLITKKVIKPQEGELKANKRSRSARLRAAEAV; encoded by the coding sequence TTGACAGAGCATATTCCCGTGCTTTTGGAGGAAGCCATCGAGAAGCTGAGGGTGAGGCCGGGGGGGACCTATGTTGACTGCACAGTGGGAACAGGAGGTCATGCTGAAAAGATTCTCGAAGTGTCGTCCCCCAACGGAATTCTCATAGCTATTGACAGGGACAACGAGGCCCTGGAGATTGCAAGAGAGAGACTCAAGAGATTCGACAAGAGGGTGAACTTCTTCAAGAGAAGATTCGGGGAGCTGGATGAGATTCTAAGAGAAGCAGGCGCCGGTTCAGTTGATGGGTTCCTTTTCGATCTGGGCATTTCTTCTGTTCAGATCGGGAACCCTGAGAGGGGATTCAGCTACAGGTTGGACGGTCCCCTTGACATGAGAATGGACCAGGAGTGTGAGTTTACCGCCGCCGACCTCCTCAACGAGCTCGAAGTTGACGAGCTGCAGCAGATAATACGAGCATATGGGGAGGAGAGGTGGTCGAGGAGGGTCGCCAGGTCGATCGTGCAGGAGAAGAAGAGGGGAAGGGTTGCATCGACAGGGCAGCTCGCATCTGTCGTGAGGAGGTCGGTCGGCGGTAAGCTTGCTCACAAGTCCCTGGCACGGGTCTTTCAGGCTCTAAGAATCAAAGTGAACAATGAGCTGGAAGAGATTACGGCCGGTCTTGATTCTGCTCTTGAAAACACGAAGAAAGGCGGAAGGATTGTTGTCATTGCATACCATTCACTAGAGGACAGGATAGTGAAGCGCAGATTCCTCGAGTTGTCCAGGGGGTCCACACCAACTGTCAAGTTGATCACCAAAAAGGTGATCAAGCCACAAGAGGGAGAACTCAAGGCCAACAAGAGGTCACGCAGCGCAAGGCTCAGGGCTGCGGAGGCTGTCTAA
- a CDS encoding UDP-N-acetylmuramoyl-tripeptide--D-alanyl-D-alanine ligase — MEPLTVDFIAQAVNGTLRTGGNDSQTLKMLIKGVSTDSRSIEKDQLFFAIKGDRFDGHDFAEEAVSRSGTLAVVGKPLDRVSTLLVKDTVDALGDLARAYRGKLGKRTIAITGTNGKTTTKEMSALVLGVKYQVRKNRGNLNNLIGLPLSVLEMDGEDELGVFEMGMSAQGEIEKMCQISEPVLGVITNVSACHLESLGDMEGVARAKRELLDYLDEDKKVVLNFDDPTLREMAKETRASVIGFGVECDAPIRARSVCEENWGICFTLESGGDFKIPIPGTFNVYNALAAIGVGMAFGVSTQEAGEALSQLVPEKRRMGRIPLDGAILVDDSYNANPASVVCALQVLSKMGAKRRIVVLGDMLELGATSRLLHEKVGLQMKELGVDILYVHGKDVKYTAQSARRSGLECVREFPEKSELITALKTLLKDGDVVLVKGSRATRMEEIVQALVLERTGG; from the coding sequence ATGGAGCCTTTGACCGTGGATTTCATTGCACAGGCTGTGAATGGGACGTTGAGAACTGGTGGGAACGACTCCCAGACTCTGAAGATGCTAATCAAAGGCGTCTCTACAGATTCCAGATCCATAGAGAAAGACCAACTCTTCTTCGCCATAAAGGGTGACAGATTCGACGGTCATGATTTCGCAGAAGAGGCGGTGTCCAGGTCCGGGACCCTGGCTGTGGTCGGTAAACCACTGGACCGAGTATCCACTCTTCTGGTCAAGGATACGGTTGATGCACTGGGTGATCTCGCGAGGGCTTACAGAGGGAAACTTGGGAAGAGGACCATTGCGATAACAGGGACAAACGGGAAGACTACCACAAAAGAGATGTCTGCGCTCGTCTTGGGCGTCAAATACCAGGTTCGCAAAAACAGGGGGAATCTGAACAACCTGATCGGGCTTCCACTCTCGGTGCTGGAGATGGATGGGGAAGATGAGCTGGGAGTGTTCGAGATGGGGATGAGTGCACAGGGCGAGATAGAGAAGATGTGTCAGATATCTGAGCCGGTTCTAGGAGTGATCACGAACGTGAGCGCTTGCCATCTAGAATCACTGGGAGACATGGAAGGGGTAGCCAGGGCCAAGCGAGAGCTCCTCGACTATCTGGATGAAGACAAGAAGGTCGTCCTCAATTTCGACGACCCCACGCTCAGAGAAATGGCCAAGGAGACGAGGGCGAGCGTGATTGGGTTTGGTGTAGAATGTGATGCTCCCATTCGGGCCCGGAGTGTTTGCGAAGAAAACTGGGGAATATGTTTTACTCTGGAATCCGGAGGCGACTTCAAAATACCCATCCCAGGCACATTCAATGTGTACAATGCGTTGGCTGCGATTGGGGTGGGTATGGCTTTTGGTGTTAGTACACAGGAAGCGGGCGAGGCTCTATCCCAGCTTGTTCCAGAAAAGAGGAGGATGGGTAGGATCCCCTTAGACGGTGCCATACTCGTAGACGATTCCTACAACGCCAATCCAGCGTCGGTCGTGTGTGCCCTCCAGGTTCTTTCTAAGATGGGTGCCAAAAGGAGAATAGTGGTCCTTGGTGACATGCTTGAACTCGGGGCCACGTCGAGACTATTGCATGAGAAGGTGGGGCTCCAGATGAAAGAACTGGGGGTTGATATTCTCTACGTTCATGGAAAGGATGTGAAGTACACTGCACAGTCGGCAAGGAGGTCCGGACTGGAATGTGTGAGAGAATTTCCGGAGAAGTCTGAGCTGATCACGGCCCTGAAGACCCTTTTGAAGGATGGGGACGTGGTTCTGGTGAAGGGTTCAAGAGCAACGCGCATGGAAGAGATCGTGCAGGCCCTAGTTCTGGAAAGGACTGGAGGGTAA
- a CDS encoding penicillin-binding protein 2, with amino-acid sequence MGRIKFVVVLLVLAWSGLVFRLGMIQLVEGKQLEEWARREQQCRVVLESERGNIYDRMNRLLAGSVEVSSVGAVCPAIENKEDVAEVLKDLGLGEYKEILSLLRSGSRFVWIRRSVREETALLVKKAKIRGISVSRDSRRHYPMRSLAGNLLGFVGEDKTGLEGIEYQFESILGGSPGWAVLQRVSGNHYPFPDCPRKKAERGKDMILTIDASVQSICEEELKKTVDRFRARQGVVIVLDPSTGEILAMANCPSYDPNLLGRGDASTWKNKAITDMFEPGSTFKIVVDGAALDQSLVAPGDSIDSNGGVIRIGSLKIQDVKNHGIMTFSEAVAYSSNVVAVKVARRLGKEGMYESARAFGFGNRTGILLPGEAKGFLSPPGEWSEIRFANVAIGQGVAVTALQLAVAYAAIANGGELVEPTIVKGVIDSNGRVLKKSGVQVVRRVISKEACDKLRGILTGVVEYGTGRMARLDGISVAGKTGTAQKAEPGTGYVDSKLVCSFVGFLPATDPKLVIVVVVDEPVGRHWGSDVAAPLFKRIAKKVIEMRPYQSDIYSGLAELR; translated from the coding sequence ATGGGAAGAATTAAGTTTGTCGTTGTGCTCCTGGTGCTAGCCTGGTCAGGCCTGGTGTTCAGGCTGGGTATGATTCAGCTGGTGGAAGGAAAGCAGCTCGAGGAGTGGGCCAGAAGGGAGCAGCAGTGCCGTGTCGTGCTTGAGTCTGAGCGGGGAAACATCTACGACAGAATGAATCGGCTGCTTGCGGGCTCCGTGGAGGTCAGCTCCGTAGGTGCCGTCTGCCCTGCTATCGAGAACAAAGAAGATGTGGCCGAAGTGTTGAAAGACTTAGGCCTGGGCGAATACAAGGAGATTCTATCTCTCCTGAGGAGTGGCTCAAGATTTGTCTGGATCAGAAGGTCAGTTCGGGAGGAAACGGCCTTGCTGGTCAAAAAAGCGAAGATTCGTGGGATCAGCGTCTCCAGGGATTCCAGGAGACACTACCCGATGCGAAGCCTGGCCGGAAATCTTCTGGGCTTCGTAGGTGAGGACAAGACGGGCCTTGAGGGAATAGAGTATCAGTTCGAATCTATACTTGGCGGTTCACCAGGATGGGCTGTACTCCAGAGGGTCTCAGGCAACCATTATCCCTTCCCAGACTGCCCCAGAAAGAAGGCTGAAAGGGGCAAGGACATGATTCTGACGATTGACGCGAGTGTTCAGTCTATCTGCGAAGAAGAACTGAAGAAGACCGTGGATAGGTTCCGTGCCAGGCAAGGAGTTGTGATTGTATTGGATCCGAGTACCGGCGAAATCCTGGCTATGGCCAACTGTCCCAGCTATGATCCAAACCTTTTGGGTAGGGGTGATGCGAGTACGTGGAAGAACAAGGCGATCACAGACATGTTTGAGCCGGGCTCAACTTTCAAAATAGTTGTCGATGGTGCGGCGCTGGACCAGTCCCTGGTGGCTCCGGGAGACTCAATAGATTCCAATGGAGGAGTAATTCGAATAGGTTCGCTGAAGATACAGGATGTCAAGAACCATGGAATCATGACTTTCAGTGAAGCTGTTGCCTATTCGAGTAATGTGGTGGCGGTGAAAGTGGCAAGGAGGCTTGGGAAGGAAGGGATGTATGAGTCAGCCAGAGCCTTCGGGTTCGGCAACAGGACCGGAATTCTGCTTCCCGGAGAGGCGAAGGGATTTCTTTCTCCACCAGGTGAATGGTCGGAGATCCGCTTTGCCAATGTGGCCATTGGCCAGGGTGTTGCCGTGACTGCTCTGCAGTTAGCAGTTGCCTACGCTGCCATAGCAAACGGCGGGGAATTGGTTGAGCCGACAATTGTGAAGGGAGTCATCGACAGCAATGGCAGGGTTCTCAAGAAATCGGGCGTCCAAGTAGTAAGAAGAGTCATCTCAAAAGAGGCTTGTGACAAATTGAGAGGCATTCTCACAGGCGTTGTGGAGTATGGCACTGGCCGGATGGCGCGCCTTGATGGAATATCTGTTGCCGGGAAGACCGGTACGGCTCAGAAGGCTGAGCCTGGTACCGGGTACGTTGATAGTAAGCTTGTCTGTTCATTCGTGGGTTTTCTTCCTGCAACTGATCCCAAACTCGTCATCGTGGTGGTCGTGGATGAGCCAGTTGGGAGACACTGGGGTTCAGATGTTGCCGCCCCACTGTTCAAGAGAATAGCAAAGAAGGTAATTGAGATGCGGCCCTACCAGTCAGACATATATTCGGGCCTGGCTGAGTTGCGATGA
- a CDS encoding T9SS type A sorting domain-containing protein — protein MEAKIKRATCPAIIMAALVAPFGIALAEPAMPDSVVRVGACATPGIAWGVFVQGDYAYVADRGAVTVVDATDPSFPWVAGTLNDPLAWALGLFVENAVAYLNWTALGNGFSTLDVSNPDSLYVIGWCYVPPAGGPDPTGVCTVDTITYLANGDDGLGIINVSDPASPDTVTYFDTPGYALDLSTQDTLVFIADYDSLVIVNVADVLNPYRVGAVNMPDNCYGISVAGEYAYVACKGGFGFGSLEVVNVSDPSSPQIVASVDNIVGDPLDVWISGSYAYVAAADYPSIEGGVRVVDISDPLSPSLVASYDTPGDPRGVFAVGDLVFVADYDSLQILRHIATGINESTVEQQPRVLRLRQNQPNPFTDFTTVRYELPTAGSVTLEIYDVTGRLVRTLVDAAQPAGLHTAMWDGRDEANGKLASGVYFCRLTTESGTLSNKMLLVR, from the coding sequence TTGGAGGCAAAGATAAAAAGGGCAACCTGTCCAGCAATCATCATGGCAGCCTTGGTGGCTCCTTTCGGCATAGCCTTGGCTGAACCTGCAATGCCAGACTCCGTCGTGAGGGTGGGGGCATGTGCTACGCCAGGGATTGCTTGGGGTGTGTTCGTGCAGGGCGACTACGCCTATGTGGCGGACAGAGGGGCAGTAACAGTAGTAGATGCGACGGATCCCTCCTTTCCTTGGGTCGCTGGTACACTCAATGATCCGCTAGCTTGGGCATTGGGACTCTTCGTTGAGAATGCCGTTGCATACCTAAACTGGACTGCATTGGGCAATGGCTTTTCCACGTTGGACGTTTCCAACCCCGATTCACTCTATGTCATTGGCTGGTGCTATGTGCCGCCAGCTGGCGGCCCGGATCCGACGGGCGTCTGTACAGTAGATACCATAACCTATTTGGCAAATGGTGATGACGGCTTGGGTATTATCAATGTGTCGGATCCCGCATCACCAGATACTGTGACGTACTTCGATACGCCTGGATATGCGCTTGACCTCTCCACACAGGACACACTCGTCTTCATTGCCGACTATGATAGTCTTGTGATTGTGAACGTCGCTGACGTTCTGAACCCTTATCGTGTTGGTGCGGTCAACATGCCCGACAACTGCTACGGTATCTCTGTGGCTGGTGAATATGCGTACGTCGCATGCAAGGGCGGTTTTGGCTTTGGTAGTCTCGAGGTGGTTAATGTTTCTGATCCGTCTTCTCCCCAGATAGTCGCCAGTGTTGACAACATCGTAGGGGACCCGCTTGATGTTTGGATTTCAGGCAGCTATGCCTATGTGGCTGCCGCAGATTACCCGTCTATTGAGGGAGGAGTAAGGGTAGTAGATATCTCTGATCCACTCAGCCCAAGTCTGGTGGCGAGCTACGATACACCAGGGGATCCAAGAGGTGTATTTGCAGTTGGCGACCTTGTGTTCGTTGCTGACTATGACAGTCTGCAGATACTGAGACATATTGCGACAGGTATCAATGAATCAACGGTTGAGCAGCAACCAAGGGTCTTGAGGTTACGACAAAACCAGCCCAACCCATTCACCGACTTTACGACCGTCAGATATGAACTACCAACCGCAGGCTCGGTTACGTTGGAAATCTATGACGTCACAGGGCGTCTTGTGAGAACACTGGTTGATGCGGCTCAACCTGCCGGCTTACATACAGCCATGTGGGATGGTAGAGATGAAGCAAATGGAAAGCTAGCAAGCGGTGTCTATTTCTGCCGTCTGACAACCGAGTCAGGCACTCTGTCCAACAAGATGCTTCTGGTTCGTTAG
- a CDS encoding phospho-N-acetylmuramoyl-pentapeptide-transferase: MLYHLLYPLSRYVSFFNVFKYITFRAAYAAVTALIMAFIVGPAIIRRLERFNVREKISDDLPEWHRSKEGTPTMGGLILLLTFVVPVLLWADLTNRFIQLILIASIWLGAMGFADDMLKFKRGKGMGGKYKLLGQFALGLVVGLSLILGPVKEGYATKTSLLFLKNYFLDFGWFYIPFLVLVIVGSSNAVNLADGLDGLAIGMVAIAFGAYAILAYLTGHAKISEYLSILFLPGAGELSVFCLSVVGASLGFLWFNANPAKIFMGDTGSLALGGAIGTVAVLIKHEMLLLVIGGVFVAETVSVMLQVAYFKRTGGKRLFKMAPLHHHFELSGIPEQKIVVRFWIVAILCALVGLSTLKIR, translated from the coding sequence ATGCTCTATCATCTACTATATCCACTCAGCAGATATGTCTCTTTCTTTAACGTATTTAAATACATAACCTTCAGGGCAGCCTATGCCGCTGTGACGGCTCTCATTATGGCGTTTATCGTAGGCCCGGCAATAATACGGAGGTTGGAAAGGTTCAATGTCAGGGAGAAGATAAGTGATGATCTGCCAGAATGGCATAGATCGAAAGAAGGTACCCCAACCATGGGGGGGCTAATCCTCCTCTTGACTTTTGTCGTTCCTGTGCTCCTCTGGGCGGATTTGACGAACAGATTCATCCAGCTCATTTTGATAGCCTCAATCTGGTTGGGGGCCATGGGTTTCGCTGATGACATGTTGAAGTTCAAAAGAGGGAAAGGGATGGGAGGGAAGTATAAACTCCTTGGTCAGTTCGCGCTCGGTTTGGTGGTGGGGTTGAGTCTGATTCTGGGTCCAGTCAAGGAGGGATATGCTACCAAGACGAGCCTCCTCTTCTTGAAAAACTATTTTCTGGATTTTGGATGGTTCTACATACCATTCCTTGTTCTAGTGATCGTCGGTTCTTCAAACGCAGTCAACCTTGCCGACGGCCTTGATGGACTTGCCATAGGAATGGTGGCCATCGCTTTCGGTGCCTACGCTATCCTGGCATACCTTACGGGACATGCCAAGATAAGCGAATACCTGAGTATTCTCTTTCTCCCCGGGGCAGGAGAACTTTCGGTCTTTTGCCTTTCCGTAGTGGGGGCCTCTCTGGGGTTTCTCTGGTTCAACGCAAACCCTGCCAAGATTTTCATGGGTGATACCGGCTCTCTTGCCCTCGGGGGTGCTATTGGTACTGTTGCCGTACTCATAAAACATGAGATGCTCCTTCTGGTGATAGGAGGTGTGTTTGTGGCAGAGACGGTTTCAGTCATGCTGCAGGTAGCTTACTTCAAGAGGACTGGCGGGAAGAGGCTTTTCAAGATGGCGCCTCTCCATCACCATTTCGAGCTTTCAGGGATACCAGAGCAGAAGATAGTGGTGAGATTCTGGATAGTAGCGATACTCTGTGCCCTTGTCGGTCTATCCACCTTGAAGATAAGATGA
- a CDS encoding UDP-N-acetylmuramoyl-L-alanyl-D-glutamate--2,6-diaminopimelate ligase encodes MRLMMNLAELIEELRGCVIDGNPTVEISSVAYHSRKATDGTLFVAIKGFKADGHDYVSDAVKRGAVAVVVEREVDAAFEVCKVLVPDTREALSHISSVYYGTPSRKLDITGVTGTNGKTTTCYLLRSIYEAAGMRSGMLTTIEYWIGRKRQRAQLTTPESLDLQRILGKMVEGRVKALAMEVSSHGLALKRVRDVEFAKGVFTNLSRDHLDFHVDMENYISSKRSLFKNLRLGAIAVLNCDDPHWEDMASATQARVVKYGFAGSADFRATEVKATLDGTQIKASWERETAEIESSLIGRHNAYNMLASAATAAYSGLDKEAIIAGIKNVKRVPGRLEPFRLPNGAKAFVDYAHTPDALKRVLDSLKEVTEGDIICVFGCGGDRDKGKRPIMGEVSTNLADFTIVTSDNPRSENPQAIIDEIISGAKKDNFKIEVDRRKAIEEAVAMAKPRDSVLIAGKGHERFQTVGDVRKPFDDRKVLSSLIGKGN; translated from the coding sequence ATGAGGCTGATGATGAACCTGGCAGAGCTGATCGAAGAACTGAGAGGTTGCGTGATTGATGGAAACCCAACTGTTGAAATATCCAGTGTTGCGTACCACTCGCGGAAGGCGACCGACGGCACCCTTTTCGTAGCTATAAAGGGGTTCAAAGCGGACGGTCATGATTATGTCAGTGATGCGGTAAAAAGGGGTGCTGTGGCAGTGGTAGTAGAGCGGGAGGTTGACGCGGCCTTTGAGGTCTGCAAGGTGTTGGTTCCTGACACCAGGGAAGCTCTCTCCCACATATCAAGTGTCTACTACGGCACTCCATCAAGGAAGCTTGACATAACTGGAGTCACAGGGACAAATGGAAAGACTACAACCTGCTATCTACTAAGGTCAATCTATGAGGCCGCTGGTATGCGTTCAGGGATGTTGACCACCATCGAATACTGGATTGGCAGAAAAAGGCAAAGGGCACAGCTGACCACTCCGGAATCCCTGGATTTGCAGAGGATCCTGGGGAAGATGGTAGAAGGCAGAGTTAAGGCTCTGGCCATGGAGGTCTCCTCCCACGGGCTGGCCTTGAAGAGGGTGAGGGATGTCGAGTTCGCCAAAGGTGTGTTCACCAACCTTTCCAGGGACCATCTGGACTTCCACGTTGATATGGAAAACTACATCTCCTCCAAGAGATCCCTCTTCAAGAATCTACGATTAGGAGCGATTGCTGTCCTCAATTGCGACGATCCACACTGGGAGGACATGGCATCTGCTACTCAAGCCAGAGTGGTGAAATATGGTTTCGCCGGTAGTGCGGATTTTAGAGCGACAGAAGTCAAAGCCACTCTTGATGGAACGCAGATAAAGGCGAGCTGGGAGAGGGAGACTGCTGAGATTGAGTCATCTCTCATAGGCAGGCACAATGCCTATAACATGCTGGCTTCCGCCGCAACGGCAGCGTACTCGGGTCTGGACAAGGAGGCCATAATTGCTGGCATAAAGAATGTCAAACGGGTTCCTGGCAGGCTCGAACCATTCCGCCTTCCCAACGGAGCCAAGGCCTTTGTTGACTACGCGCATACACCAGATGCCTTGAAGAGGGTTCTTGACTCGCTCAAAGAGGTGACAGAGGGCGACATCATCTGCGTGTTTGGATGTGGAGGAGATAGGGACAAGGGCAAGAGACCAATCATGGGCGAGGTGTCCACAAATCTCGCAGACTTCACCATAGTGACGTCGGACAATCCCAGGTCTGAGAATCCCCAAGCCATAATCGATGAGATCATAAGTGGCGCAAAGAAGGACAACTTCAAGATAGAGGTCGATAGAAGGAAGGCGATTGAAGAAGCGGTTGCCATGGCAAAGCCGCGGGACTCCGTTCTCATTGCGGGTAAGGGGCATGAGAGGTTTCAGACAGTTGGGGACGTCAGGAAACCTTTTGACGATAGAAAGGTCCTTTCCAGTCTAATTGGGAAAGGGAACTGA